Proteins co-encoded in one Desulfitobacterium hafniense DCB-2 genomic window:
- a CDS encoding CD3324 family protein — translation MEYQNAKNILPEKLIDEIQKYIQGQTLYIPRKTSHKTGWGEMNGTKAALRERNQSIMRLYRVGSRIEDIAAQYYLSPDSVRKIVSTQNMD, via the coding sequence ATGGAGTATCAGAATGCTAAAAATATATTGCCGGAGAAGCTTATTGACGAAATTCAAAAATATATACAAGGGCAAACTCTTTACATTCCCCGCAAAACATCCCATAAGACCGGTTGGGGGGAAATGAACGGAACCAAAGCTGCTTTACGGGAAAGAAATCAAAGTATTATGAGACTGTACCGGGTGGGAAGCCGGATTGAGGATATTGCGGCCCAATATTATCTTTCGCCGGACAGTGTCAGAAAAATTGTCAGCACCCAAAACATGGACTGA
- a CDS encoding serine hydrolase domain-containing protein, whose translation MKSKILLLMAMLIGSVYLTGCGRIAEPEQGTVMEEREQQNPEQRDVLVWEWQYGAPEDHGLNGDTLESLHATYDTTQILVSVIFKDGHIVDEYYKDGYDKASLFLLHSCSKSVTSALIGIAIDKGYIESVDVPIAEYFPQILESDDNRLKHITLGHLLTNTSGFDSSDTEYWREWRNSENWVDFVLNRPLTSTPGTVFSYSTGNTHLLAAILQKATGKTAYEFGKEFLFDLIGMDSVQCNMDSQGISDGGNGFSMTVYDMVKFGLLYYHGGLWGEQQIISREWVEESTRLQFKRSSGTADYGYQWWVRTFGEEQYDTFFAQGHGGQYIFVIPELELIIAFTSNHTGSSDMYWQFVNDIVAASD comes from the coding sequence ATGAAATCAAAAATACTGCTATTGATGGCAATGCTGATTGGATCTGTTTACCTGACCGGCTGTGGAAGGATTGCTGAGCCGGAGCAAGGAACGGTCATGGAAGAAAGGGAGCAACAAAACCCAGAGCAGCGGGATGTCTTGGTTTGGGAATGGCAATATGGCGCTCCCGAGGATCACGGCCTAAACGGTGATACGTTGGAGTCACTTCATGCCACATATGACACTACTCAGATTCTAGTCTCCGTTATTTTCAAAGATGGACACATAGTTGATGAGTATTACAAGGATGGTTATGATAAGGCAAGTTTGTTTTTGCTGCATTCCTGCTCGAAAAGCGTGACGAGTGCGCTGATCGGCATTGCCATAGACAAAGGATATATTGAGAGTGTGGACGTTCCAATAGCAGAGTACTTCCCGCAAATTCTTGAGTCTGATGACAACCGCTTGAAACACATTACCCTGGGGCATTTGCTTACCAATACTTCAGGTTTTGATAGCAGCGATACCGAATACTGGCGTGAATGGCGGAATTCGGAGAACTGGGTGGATTTTGTGCTGAATCGTCCGCTCACGTCAACACCGGGTACCGTATTCAGCTATTCTACCGGAAATACTCATTTGCTGGCGGCTATACTTCAAAAAGCAACGGGAAAAACTGCCTATGAATTTGGAAAGGAATTCTTGTTCGATTTAATTGGTATGGATAGCGTTCAATGCAATATGGATTCACAGGGTATTTCAGACGGTGGCAATGGTTTCTCCATGACGGTTTATGATATGGTGAAGTTTGGTTTGCTGTATTATCACGGAGGGCTTTGGGGAGAACAGCAAATTATTTCCAGAGAGTGGGTTGAGGAATCCACAAGACTTCAATTCAAACGGTCATCAGGAACTGCTGATTACGGATACCAATGGTGGGTACGTACATTTGGAGAAGAACAATATGACACCTTTTTTGCTCAGGGGCATGGAGGGCAGTACATTTTTGTAATACCGGAATTAGAGCTGATCATAGCTTTTACAAGCAATCATACCGGCAGCAGCGATATGTATTGGCAGTTTGTTAACGACATAGTTGCAGCGTCAGACTAA
- a CDS encoding methyl-accepting chemotaxis protein, producing the protein MELKGWGCRVTIRSTLRAIVVLLLLFSVTSTVVVFYQLEKMQQDGAVINTAGVVRGATQRLIKLEMAKQPNDELIQKLDGIIEGLIQGDESLGLPKASDEVFIQEMNKVKSEWQSLKGTIESAQRSGDMTALVQESESYFATTNAAVAAAEGFSAAKVKALKVIQSVLMVFNLILLIAIWFMSSNRISQPIQKLIGIVEHLNVSENIPEHFMNRKDEVGGLSRAFQGVIHNIRDLVAGLALSSEKLADSAAFLGNISQESSTAAMEIAKTIEGIALGASDQANEIQNGVAQMDVLGHLVAEDQKKVEDLRQATDRVEQLKDEGTMILADLIKITDQNGKSAQEVQETILETNESAKNIVEASLKIKEIAAQTNLLALNAAIEAARAGEQGRGFAVVAEEIRKLAEESNRFTTEIENITKVLTLKTREAVVKMGEMDSVVKIQSESVSATETKFAGIAEAIDRIQGYTEIISNSTDGIADKNQSIMNMIQSLSAISEESAASTQEVSASVQEQTAAMDQIAGASQELAALAEELESSMQQFTQR; encoded by the coding sequence TTGGAGTTGAAAGGCTGGGGATGTCGGGTGACGATACGATCCACACTAAGAGCCATCGTAGTACTTTTATTGCTTTTTTCTGTTACCAGCACAGTGGTTGTCTTTTACCAATTAGAAAAAATGCAGCAGGATGGCGCTGTCATTAATACGGCGGGAGTAGTTAGGGGGGCAACCCAGAGACTCATCAAGCTGGAGATGGCAAAGCAGCCTAACGATGAGCTTATTCAAAAATTGGATGGCATTATCGAAGGGTTAATTCAAGGTGACGAGAGCTTAGGCCTGCCCAAGGCTAGCGACGAGGTTTTCATCCAAGAGATGAACAAGGTGAAAAGTGAATGGCAGTCCTTAAAGGGTACCATCGAATCAGCCCAGCGCAGTGGGGATATGACCGCTCTTGTTCAGGAAAGCGAGTCTTATTTTGCCACCACCAATGCAGCGGTGGCAGCTGCTGAAGGATTCTCCGCCGCCAAAGTTAAAGCCTTAAAGGTGATTCAATCTGTACTTATGGTGTTTAATCTTATCCTTTTAATCGCTATCTGGTTTATGAGCTCCAACCGGATTTCTCAGCCTATCCAAAAGCTGATCGGGATCGTTGAACATCTCAATGTATCCGAGAATATCCCCGAACACTTCATGAACCGTAAGGATGAAGTGGGAGGTCTCTCCCGAGCCTTCCAGGGGGTGATTCATAATATTCGCGACCTGGTGGCAGGGCTGGCCCTTTCCTCGGAGAAACTGGCTGATTCAGCAGCCTTCTTAGGGAATATCAGCCAGGAATCTTCCACCGCAGCCATGGAAATTGCCAAAACCATCGAAGGAATTGCCCTCGGGGCCAGCGACCAAGCCAATGAGATTCAAAACGGTGTCGCTCAAATGGATGTCCTGGGACATTTAGTGGCAGAGGATCAAAAGAAGGTGGAGGATCTGCGCCAGGCAACGGATCGAGTGGAACAACTTAAAGATGAAGGAACCATGATTCTGGCGGATCTGATTAAAATTACTGATCAAAATGGGAAGAGCGCCCAAGAGGTTCAGGAGACCATTCTGGAAACCAATGAAAGCGCTAAAAATATTGTGGAAGCCAGCTTGAAGATCAAGGAGATCGCCGCCCAAACCAATCTCTTGGCCCTTAATGCCGCTATTGAAGCGGCCAGAGCAGGTGAACAGGGGCGGGGCTTCGCGGTGGTGGCTGAGGAGATTCGCAAGTTGGCGGAAGAATCCAATCGCTTTACTACAGAGATCGAAAACATCACTAAAGTATTGACCCTTAAGACCCGGGAAGCGGTGGTCAAGATGGGCGAAATGGATTCAGTGGTCAAGATTCAGTCGGAAAGCGTCTCGGCCACCGAGACCAAATTCGCCGGCATTGCCGAGGCTATCGACAGAATCCAGGGATATACGGAGATTATCAGCAACTCCACAGATGGGATAGCCGATAAGAATCAGTCCATTATGAACATGATTCAGAGCCTTTCCGCTATTTCTGAGGAAAGTGCAGCAAGCACCCAGGAAGTATCCGCATCGGTGCAGGAGCAGACGGCAGCCATGGATCAGATCGCCGGGGCCAGTCAGGAACTGGCGGCTCTGGCTGAAGAGCTTGAATCCAGCATGCAGCAATTTACCCAAAGATAA
- a CDS encoding c-type heme family protein: MKVKKLKYQLIIPTVIIVFILMSINIVLVFQIQQKQAVNELKEKGLALTQQLDSTWEFLSINQHRINTSAKGDFDFKGLNCSTAGMSIGVIFAEKNGYKIRYVNTNPRNPLNEPDPFEKRVLEKFANDTAIDSYWELVKEEGQRYFCYVTPMRIDETCLECHGEPAGEMDISGYAKEGMKIGDLAGAISITMPTTIQDQALVFNMFWQCMTFTLLIIGCVLAIYYFVTKRVTKPIEHLETAVKQVGEGDLNVDLQNFRAAEEIEGLADHFNNMAKQLKELYSDLEHKVELRTSELGKANEQLQIKQIQLEKVNTLLKEDSQYKADFLAMVSHELRTPLTAIIIFAEILLKKKRFEDSSEEQILCEIKENSEVLLHMINNILDLARLETGRNSLSIETVDLVDVINNVECVIRPLAQRNDIHLTARVERGVPLIQGDYEKVRRIIENLAGNAIKFTPLGGKVNIQASLAEDPHYVKITVQDDGIGISKENQAHIFEKFIQVDSSSSRQYNGSGLGLALAKELTELHGGVISVESDLNKGSTFIVLLPIERPQRGDAE, translated from the coding sequence TTGAAAGTCAAAAAACTAAAATATCAGCTCATTATTCCTACGGTGATCATTGTGTTTATTTTGATGAGCATCAACATAGTGCTGGTATTTCAAATTCAACAAAAGCAAGCGGTTAACGAACTGAAGGAAAAGGGTCTGGCCCTGACCCAACAATTGGATTCTACTTGGGAATTTTTATCCATCAATCAACACAGGATCAATACCAGTGCCAAAGGCGACTTTGATTTTAAAGGACTCAACTGCTCTACGGCAGGAATGAGTATCGGCGTCATTTTTGCTGAAAAAAACGGCTATAAGATCCGGTATGTGAATACAAATCCCCGTAATCCTTTGAATGAACCTGATCCTTTTGAAAAAAGGGTATTAGAAAAGTTTGCGAATGATACCGCAATAGATTCCTATTGGGAATTGGTCAAGGAAGAGGGACAGCGCTATTTCTGCTATGTCACCCCCATGCGCATTGATGAAACCTGTCTGGAATGCCATGGTGAACCGGCGGGAGAAATGGATATTTCCGGTTATGCTAAAGAGGGCATGAAGATCGGTGACTTAGCCGGTGCGATCAGCATTACCATGCCCACAACCATTCAGGATCAGGCCCTTGTTTTTAACATGTTTTGGCAATGCATGACCTTTACTTTACTGATCATCGGTTGTGTTTTAGCCATTTACTATTTTGTGACCAAACGGGTAACCAAGCCTATAGAGCATCTGGAAACTGCGGTAAAGCAGGTTGGCGAAGGAGATTTGAACGTTGATCTGCAAAACTTCAGGGCGGCGGAGGAAATCGAAGGCTTAGCAGACCATTTTAACAACATGGCCAAACAATTGAAAGAGCTGTATTCTGATTTAGAACATAAAGTGGAGCTGCGGACCTCTGAGCTGGGGAAAGCTAATGAACAGCTGCAAATCAAGCAAATACAGCTGGAAAAGGTCAACACCCTCTTAAAAGAAGACAGTCAGTATAAAGCCGATTTCTTGGCGATGGTCAGCCATGAGTTAAGAACGCCCTTGACGGCTATCATCATCTTTGCGGAGATCCTCCTGAAAAAGAAACGGTTTGAAGATTCCTCGGAAGAACAAATCCTTTGTGAAATCAAAGAGAACAGCGAAGTATTGCTCCACATGATCAATAACATCCTGGATCTGGCACGCCTGGAAACCGGCAGGAATTCTCTGTCCATAGAGACGGTGGATTTAGTGGATGTCATTAATAATGTGGAATGCGTGATTCGGCCTTTAGCCCAGCGCAATGATATTCACCTGACAGCCAGAGTCGAACGGGGCGTACCCCTCATTCAAGGAGATTATGAGAAGGTGCGCAGGATCATCGAGAATTTAGCGGGGAATGCCATTAAATTTACGCCTTTGGGCGGCAAAGTGAATATTCAGGCCTCTTTGGCAGAGGATCCGCACTATGTTAAGATCACGGTTCAGGATGACGGGATAGGGATCTCCAAAGAAAATCAAGCTCATATCTTTGAAAAGTTTATTCAGGTGGATTCATCCTCCTCAAGGCAATATAACGGCAGCGGATTGGGATTAGCCTTGGCTAAAGAACTTACCGAGCTCCATGGCGGGGTTATTTCCGTAGAAAGCGATTTGAATAAGGGCAGCACTTTCATAGTGCTGCTGCCCATTGAAAGACCACAAAGGGGAGATGCAGAATGA
- a CDS encoding dimethyl sulfoxide reductase anchor subunit family protein, protein MHSWPLYLFTLAIQSAVGGCIMLMLYNILLKKVLAKDTLQKANLKSLTALTVLSVLGLGFSFFDIGYPLNAVNAITNLGASWLSREILFTVLFIALVSVALAANWKTQHLSQALLAAAGIAGLAVIFAMGSLYSHTIFEPWNSFNTLIGFYGSTIILGAVLINLIFFPVFKNTRGSFEAIKLPTLLAVLAAFIIQFAFIAALGSSLAILNPAMSLVRWFCSALAALLLVYLYFKDPKKSELLYISFGLLLVGELIGRYLFYLPLS, encoded by the coding sequence ATGCATTCATGGCCTTTATATCTGTTCACCTTGGCTATTCAATCCGCTGTGGGCGGCTGCATCATGCTTATGCTTTATAATATCCTGCTTAAAAAAGTGCTCGCCAAAGATACCTTGCAAAAAGCCAACCTAAAAAGCTTAACTGCCTTGACTGTTCTTTCCGTTCTCGGCCTTGGTTTCTCATTTTTCGATATTGGCTATCCTCTCAATGCCGTCAACGCCATAACCAATCTTGGCGCTTCTTGGTTAAGCCGTGAAATCCTGTTTACCGTCTTGTTTATTGCCCTGGTCTCTGTCGCATTAGCAGCTAACTGGAAAACACAGCACCTTTCCCAAGCCCTGCTGGCCGCTGCCGGCATCGCCGGACTGGCTGTAATCTTTGCTATGGGCTCCCTCTATAGCCATACGATTTTTGAGCCCTGGAACAGCTTCAATACCCTAATCGGTTTCTATGGTTCCACCATCATCTTAGGGGCTGTGCTGATTAACCTCATCTTTTTCCCAGTATTTAAAAACACCCGCGGCTCCTTTGAGGCGATCAAGCTGCCCACCTTGCTGGCTGTTTTAGCCGCCTTCATTATTCAGTTCGCTTTCATAGCAGCTTTAGGGTCAAGCCTCGCCATTCTCAATCCCGCCATGTCCTTAGTCCGTTGGTTCTGTTCAGCCCTGGCAGCTCTCTTGCTGGTCTACTTATATTTTAAAGACCCTAAAAAATCCGAGCTGCTTTACATCTCTTTCGGGCTCCTGTTGGTTGGTGAACTGATCGGCAGATACTTATTCTATCTTCCCTTAAGCTAA
- a CDS encoding zinc-ribbon domain containing protein: MYQEKVITCKDCGAEFVFSVSEQEFYAEKGFTNEPGRCPSCRAARKQQSRGGNGGYQRQERQMYPAVCASCGVDTMVPFQPSGDKPVYCRDCFTPRSRY, encoded by the coding sequence ATGTATCAAGAAAAAGTAATCACTTGTAAAGATTGTGGCGCTGAGTTTGTATTCTCCGTGTCCGAGCAAGAATTCTACGCAGAAAAAGGTTTCACCAATGAGCCTGGCCGTTGCCCTTCCTGCCGTGCGGCAAGAAAGCAACAATCCCGTGGCGGCAATGGTGGCTACCAACGTCAAGAACGCCAAATGTATCCAGCAGTCTGTGCTTCCTGCGGCGTAGATACCATGGTTCCTTTCCAACCCAGTGGTGACAAACCGGTTTATTGCCGCGATTGCTTCACACCACGCAGCCGTTACTAA
- a CDS encoding acetylxylan esterase, which produces MTIIQDAIQQLETIPYRGVPPEDFKEFWLESLRRDAQTKARLELEAIAYPLSKVEVFSATVLSGDRTKLKGYYMRPRAIDPQEALPGLVRFHGYSGNRGQLSELLLWALQGYAVLALDVRGQCGETPDTRVYPSGAFSGWLTLGLESPHTHYLRQVYLDGVRAVEALANQPEVDEKRIGCMGKSQGGGLAVIAGGVINALGQEVNLKGGVKAVSAAMPFLADFRSSYQLQKGGPLEELAWYFQLHDPEHQREEGIFTTLDYFDGVHFAPWLGKKTACLVSMGLKDTVCPPATVYWLYKGICGEKKLLIYPEYEHESPDGFVDRQIEFFAKELL; this is translated from the coding sequence ATGACGATAATTCAAGATGCCATACAGCAATTAGAAACCATCCCTTATCGAGGAGTGCCGCCTGAAGACTTTAAGGAATTCTGGCTGGAGAGCCTGAGAAGGGATGCCCAAACCAAGGCTCGCCTGGAGCTTGAAGCAATCGCTTATCCCTTGTCCAAGGTGGAAGTCTTCTCAGCCACCGTGCTATCCGGAGATCGAACAAAACTTAAGGGTTATTATATGCGCCCCAGAGCCATTGACCCCCAGGAGGCCTTGCCCGGCCTGGTGCGCTTTCATGGGTATTCCGGCAACCGGGGTCAGCTCTCAGAACTCCTCTTGTGGGCCTTGCAAGGATATGCTGTCCTGGCCCTGGATGTCCGGGGCCAGTGCGGGGAAACACCGGATACCAGAGTCTATCCCTCGGGAGCTTTTTCCGGATGGTTGACTTTGGGCCTGGAATCCCCTCATACTCATTACCTCCGCCAGGTTTATCTGGATGGAGTCCGGGCCGTGGAAGCTCTGGCTAATCAGCCGGAGGTGGATGAAAAGCGCATCGGCTGTATGGGCAAAAGCCAGGGGGGAGGATTAGCGGTCATAGCAGGAGGGGTGATCAACGCTCTGGGGCAGGAAGTCAACCTAAAGGGCGGGGTGAAGGCAGTGAGTGCAGCAATGCCCTTTCTGGCCGATTTCCGCAGCAGCTACCAGCTGCAAAAGGGTGGACCCCTGGAGGAGCTTGCTTGGTATTTTCAACTTCATGACCCGGAACACCAACGAGAGGAAGGGATCTTTACCACTCTGGACTATTTTGATGGGGTTCACTTTGCTCCCTGGCTGGGGAAAAAAACTGCCTGCCTGGTATCTATGGGCCTAAAGGATACGGTCTGCCCGCCTGCCACCGTCTATTGGCTGTATAAGGGGATCTGTGGAGAAAAGAAACTGCTGATCTATCCGGAATATGAGCATGAATCGCCGGATGGATTTGTGGACCGGCAGATAGAGTTTTTCGCCAAGGAACTTCTTTAG
- a CDS encoding DMSO/selenate family reductase complex B subunit, with protein MSVQYGFYINQSRCSGCHACQTSCNDKNDLEPGRLFRRIKETDGGEFTPFNQGYAHNAYAFFTSISCNHCEHPKCTEACPSGAMHKDPETGIVSVNQNRCIGCRYCTWACPYGAPQYNKEAGRMSKCDFCADLLSQGETPVCVAACPYEALDYGPIEELRAKYGTLADSPDLPSSDETHPNIVLKPHKR; from the coding sequence ATGAGTGTACAGTATGGTTTTTATATTAACCAAAGCAGATGCAGCGGCTGTCATGCCTGTCAGACCAGTTGCAATGATAAAAATGATCTGGAACCAGGCCGTCTTTTCCGGCGCATCAAGGAAACCGACGGCGGGGAATTTACCCCTTTTAATCAAGGATACGCTCACAATGCCTATGCTTTTTTTACATCCATCTCCTGCAATCATTGTGAGCATCCGAAATGCACGGAAGCTTGCCCCAGCGGTGCAATGCACAAGGATCCGGAAACCGGTATTGTCTCTGTGAATCAAAACCGCTGTATCGGCTGCCGCTATTGCACATGGGCTTGCCCCTATGGCGCACCCCAATACAACAAAGAAGCCGGCCGGATGTCCAAATGTGACTTCTGCGCAGATTTGCTCAGTCAAGGTGAGACTCCCGTATGTGTGGCCGCCTGTCCCTATGAAGCTCTTGATTACGGCCCCATTGAAGAATTGCGGGCGAAGTACGGCACACTGGCCGATTCTCCGGATTTACCCTCATCAGATGAGACCCACCCTAATATAGTCCTCAAACCTCATAAGAGATAA
- a CDS encoding response regulator transcription factor has product MKIMLVDDERSIQKAVEYIVRENGYQFCYVDNGLEALEVFAGEAPDLLILDVMLPGLDGFAVCEKIRSFSDVPIIFLSAKGDIVDKGIGFKMGGDDYLVKPFSSMELDFRIKALLRRPHRLEDEPNNSDEVLKIGDLELRLNEYEVYSGGEKVELTAKEFEVLAFLAKNRGQVFTREQLLDRIWGLDFEGDTNTVTVFIRRIREKIEADPAKPQYILTVWGVGYKFKSK; this is encoded by the coding sequence ATGAAGATCATGCTGGTCGATGATGAGAGAAGCATTCAAAAGGCTGTTGAATATATCGTACGGGAAAATGGCTATCAGTTTTGTTATGTGGATAATGGCCTGGAGGCCCTTGAAGTTTTTGCCGGAGAAGCCCCTGATCTGCTGATTCTGGACGTTATGCTGCCGGGACTGGATGGGTTTGCCGTGTGTGAGAAAATCCGTTCCTTCAGCGATGTACCCATTATTTTTCTATCGGCCAAAGGGGATATTGTCGATAAAGGGATTGGCTTTAAAATGGGGGGAGACGACTATCTTGTTAAGCCCTTCAGTTCCATGGAACTGGATTTTCGGATTAAGGCCTTGCTGCGCAGACCCCATCGCCTGGAAGATGAACCAAATAACAGTGATGAAGTCTTAAAAATCGGTGATCTAGAGCTGCGCTTAAATGAATATGAGGTTTACTCCGGTGGTGAAAAGGTGGAGCTGACCGCCAAGGAATTTGAGGTCCTGGCTTTTTTGGCCAAAAACCGGGGGCAGGTCTTTACCCGGGAGCAGTTGCTGGATAGAATCTGGGGTCTGGATTTTGAGGGAGATACTAATACGGTTACGGTATTTATTCGCCGCATTCGCGAGAAGATCGAAGCTGATCCGGCAAAGCCCCAATACATATTGACTGTATGGGGAGTTGGGTATAAATTCAAATCCAAGTGA
- a CDS encoding putative RNA methyltransferase — MPKSVLLNDGLADKYAGLLKCPICHNSMALINKKSLICRDKHCFDLAKQGYVNLLSHGIKTKYNKQLFEARKLLAQSGFFEPLNQLLCTLIGNLMNNSEGKAQGPFLNIVDAGCGEGSHLATIQQKLLQSKGIQPLGVGMDLAKEGIQMAARDYGSIFWCVADLAQCPFGDQQFNVLLNILSPANYSEFARILTDDGLIIKVVPEKDYLKELREILYEETAKQDYSNAKTRELFENHLQLCKLVPLRYSVTLDQPLIGNLVQMTPLTWGAEETRIAKVLKLESLEITIDLTIMVGQKREERS, encoded by the coding sequence ATGCCCAAAAGTGTTCTCCTTAACGACGGCCTGGCGGACAAATATGCCGGCCTATTGAAATGCCCTATCTGCCATAACTCCATGGCGCTCATTAATAAGAAGAGTTTAATCTGCCGGGATAAGCATTGTTTTGATTTGGCCAAACAAGGCTATGTCAACTTATTATCCCATGGAATTAAGACCAAATACAATAAGCAATTGTTCGAAGCACGGAAACTTCTTGCCCAAAGCGGCTTTTTTGAGCCTCTGAACCAGCTGCTTTGTACCTTGATCGGCAACCTTATGAACAACTCAGAAGGGAAGGCTCAAGGCCCTTTCCTAAACATTGTGGATGCCGGCTGCGGCGAAGGATCTCATCTGGCCACCATCCAACAAAAACTCTTGCAGAGCAAGGGAATACAGCCCTTAGGAGTGGGGATGGACCTTGCCAAAGAAGGGATTCAAATGGCGGCCCGGGATTACGGGAGCATCTTTTGGTGTGTAGCGGATCTGGCTCAATGCCCTTTTGGCGATCAGCAGTTCAATGTGCTTTTGAATATTTTATCCCCTGCCAATTACTCCGAGTTCGCGAGAATCCTCACCGATGATGGGCTGATCATCAAGGTCGTTCCAGAAAAGGACTATCTCAAAGAATTACGGGAAATTCTTTACGAAGAAACGGCAAAACAGGATTACTCCAATGCCAAAACCAGAGAACTTTTTGAAAACCATCTGCAACTCTGTAAGCTGGTGCCCCTTCGCTACTCTGTGACTTTGGACCAACCGCTGATCGGGAACCTGGTCCAGATGACCCCGCTCACCTGGGGGGCTGAAGAGACTCGGATCGCAAAAGTTCTTAAGCTGGAGTCACTTGAGATTACTATCGACTTGACCATTATGGTGGGACAAAAAAGGGAGGAACGATCATGA
- a CDS encoding ATP-binding cassette domain-containing protein gives MSVVVGYELYKRYGKVQALENVSFAIEENTITGLIGRNGTGKTTLLKIIAGHLKPTQGKLRVFAQNPFDNLDVAGKVFLVDDTMAFPDSFTLQDILREVAVFYPNWNGQIAQGLLEYFLLNPQQRHGNLSKGSKSTFNAILGIAARCPLTLLDEPTTGMDSAVRKDFYRVLLKDYLEQPRTIILSSHLLGELEDILEDILLLNQGGLLMHKPILDLKQYALGFRGSAQALQENLLNRLSEEAILHREEFAKGSLYLMIKAEELPEDFENIRSSGVEILPVSLDDLCNTLTAPRKGGIDDVYKRG, from the coding sequence ATGAGTGTCGTCGTGGGATATGAGCTTTATAAAAGATATGGCAAAGTTCAGGCTCTGGAGAATGTATCCTTTGCCATCGAAGAGAACACCATCACCGGCTTGATTGGCAGAAATGGCACGGGAAAGACCACGTTATTAAAGATAATAGCCGGTCATCTTAAGCCTACCCAAGGCAAGCTGAGGGTGTTTGCCCAAAACCCCTTTGATAATCTGGATGTCGCCGGGAAAGTTTTTCTCGTGGATGATACCATGGCTTTTCCCGATTCTTTTACTTTGCAGGATATCCTGAGGGAAGTGGCTGTCTTTTATCCTAATTGGAATGGTCAAATAGCCCAGGGCTTGTTGGAGTATTTTCTGCTTAACCCTCAGCAGCGGCACGGCAATTTATCCAAAGGGAGCAAAAGTACCTTTAATGCCATACTGGGTATTGCCGCCCGGTGTCCCCTCACTCTTCTGGATGAGCCTACCACAGGTATGGATTCAGCAGTGCGTAAGGATTTCTATAGGGTCTTGCTCAAGGATTACCTGGAACAGCCAAGAACCATTATTCTCTCCAGCCATTTGCTTGGGGAGCTGGAGGATATTCTGGAAGATATTCTCCTCCTTAATCAAGGGGGCCTGCTGATGCATAAGCCGATTCTGGATCTGAAGCAGTATGCCCTGGGTTTTCGGGGGAGCGCTCAAGCCCTGCAGGAGAATCTGCTGAACAGGCTGAGTGAGGAAGCCATCCTCCATCGGGAGGAGTTTGCTAAAGGAAGCCTCTATTTGATGATCAAGGCCGAGGAACTTCCGGAGGATTTTGAAAATATCCGCTCCAGCGGTGTTGAAATCCTTCCGGTAAGTTTGGATGATCTATGCAACACTCTCACTGCACCAAGGAAGGGAGGAATAGATGATGTCTATAAACGAGGTTAA
- a CDS encoding DUF2164 domain-containing protein, which yields MKKDATRIKLSKEQKEEMASAIQRYFLQERDEEIGALASSLMLDFIIKELAPEFYNQGVSDSYQFMNERTEDLFSLQIYR from the coding sequence ATGAAAAAGGATGCAACTCGCATTAAACTAAGCAAAGAGCAAAAAGAAGAGATGGCTTCCGCCATCCAAAGATACTTTCTGCAGGAACGGGATGAAGAAATAGGAGCTTTGGCTTCCAGCCTCATGCTGGATTTTATCATTAAAGAATTGGCCCCGGAATTCTACAATCAAGGAGTCTCCGATTCCTACCAATTTATGAATGAGCGGACCGAAGACTTGTTCTCTTTGCAAATTTATCGCTGA